A single region of the Pseudomonas mandelii genome encodes:
- a CDS encoding MetQ/NlpA family ABC transporter substrate-binding protein, with protein sequence MKKLLVAFAAVAAFSAHADTLTVAATPVPHAEILEFVKPALAKDGVDLKVKVFTDYIQPNVQVAEKRLDANFFQHQPYLDEFNKAKGTDLVAVAGVHLEPLGAYSSKYKALTELPGGANVVIPNDATNGGRALLLLAKAGLIKLKDSNNILSTVKDITENTKDLKFRELEAATIPRVLTQVDLALINTNYALEAKLDPSKDALVIEGNDSPYVNILVARPDDKDSEDMKKLIAALHSPEVKAFILEKYKGAVLPAF encoded by the coding sequence ATGAAAAAACTACTCGTCGCGTTCGCAGCCGTTGCAGCGTTTTCCGCTCACGCTGACACTCTGACCGTTGCAGCCACCCCGGTGCCGCACGCGGAAATCCTCGAATTCGTCAAACCGGCCCTGGCCAAAGACGGCGTGGACCTGAAGGTCAAAGTGTTCACTGACTACATCCAGCCAAACGTGCAGGTTGCCGAAAAACGCCTGGACGCCAACTTCTTCCAGCACCAGCCGTACCTCGATGAGTTCAACAAGGCCAAGGGCACCGACCTGGTCGCCGTTGCTGGCGTACACCTGGAACCGCTGGGCGCTTACTCCAGCAAGTACAAGGCCCTGACCGAACTGCCAGGCGGCGCCAACGTGGTGATCCCGAACGACGCCACCAACGGCGGTCGCGCGCTGTTGCTGCTGGCCAAGGCCGGCCTGATCAAGTTGAAGGATTCGAACAACATCCTGTCGACGGTCAAGGACATCACCGAGAACACCAAGGACCTGAAATTCCGTGAGCTGGAAGCCGCGACCATCCCGCGCGTGCTGACCCAGGTCGACCTGGCGCTGATCAACACCAACTACGCGCTGGAAGCCAAGCTCGATCCGTCCAAGGATGCACTGGTCATCGAAGGCAACGACTCGCCTTACGTGAACATCCTCGTAGCCCGCCCGGACGACAAGGACAGCGAAGACATGAAGAAACTGATTGCTGCCCTGCACAGCCCGGAAGTGAAGGCCTTTATCCTCGAGAAGTACAAAGGCGCGGTATTGCCGGCGTTCTGA
- a CDS encoding methionine ABC transporter permease, which translates to MEVLTSFFVNIDWFEIWLATGDTLLMLFGSLLFTVLLGLPLGVLLFLCSPRQLLESRTLYAVLSLVVNILRSLPFIILLIVMIPFTVLITGTSLGVAGAIPPLVVGATPFFGRLVETALREVDRGIIEATQAMGATTRQIIINALLPEARPGIYAAITVTAITLVSYTAMAGVVGAGGLGDLAIRFGYQRFQTDVMIVTVVLLLVLVQVLQMVGDKLVVHFSRK; encoded by the coding sequence ATGGAAGTCCTGACAAGTTTCTTCGTCAACATCGACTGGTTCGAAATCTGGCTGGCTACCGGCGATACCCTGCTGATGCTCTTCGGTTCGTTGTTGTTCACCGTGTTGCTCGGCCTCCCGCTGGGCGTGTTGTTGTTCCTGTGCAGTCCGCGTCAGTTGCTGGAATCCAGAACGCTATACGCCGTGCTGTCGCTGGTGGTGAACATCCTGCGTTCGCTGCCGTTCATCATTTTGCTGATCGTGATGATCCCGTTCACCGTGCTGATCACCGGCACCTCGCTCGGCGTCGCCGGTGCGATCCCGCCGCTGGTAGTGGGTGCCACGCCGTTCTTCGGGCGACTGGTGGAAACCGCCCTGCGTGAAGTGGATCGCGGCATCATCGAAGCCACCCAGGCCATGGGTGCGACGACCCGGCAGATCATCATCAACGCCCTACTGCCAGAAGCCCGCCCGGGCATTTACGCGGCGATTACGGTGACGGCTATTACACTGGTGTCCTACACGGCGATGGCCGGTGTGGTCGGTGCCGGTGGGTTGGGCGACCTGGCGATCCGTTTTGGTTATCAGCGTTTCCAGACCGATGTGATGATCGTCACCGTGGTGCTGTTGCTGGTGCTGGTGCAGGTTCTGCAAATGGTTGGTGACAAACTGGTCGTCCATTTCTCCAGAAAATAA
- a CDS encoding SCO family protein codes for MTRTQKTVFILVALIALVLGLTINKVLSGKGQGDPTALIDAGIILLPQSRNLPNVTMTDQDGKPVMVNELKDKWSLLFFGYTFCPDICPTTLAQLRQIKSELPPEAVAKLQIILVSVDPNRDTPKQLKQYLGYFDPQFTGLTPSSIEDIQKLANAVSIPFIPADTSKPNYTVDHSGNLAVIGPDGTQRGFIRAPLNNAKLVAQLPVMLNRK; via the coding sequence ATGACTCGAACTCAGAAAACCGTCTTTATCCTCGTCGCCCTGATCGCGCTGGTTCTGGGCCTGACCATCAACAAAGTGCTGTCCGGAAAAGGCCAGGGCGATCCGACGGCATTGATCGATGCCGGGATCATTTTGCTGCCGCAAAGCCGCAACCTGCCAAACGTGACGATGACCGATCAGGACGGCAAGCCGGTGATGGTCAACGAGCTGAAAGACAAATGGTCACTGCTGTTCTTCGGCTACACCTTCTGCCCGGACATCTGCCCGACCACCCTCGCCCAGCTGCGCCAGATCAAAAGTGAACTGCCGCCAGAGGCTGTGGCGAAGTTGCAGATCATCCTGGTCAGCGTCGACCCGAACCGCGACACGCCCAAGCAGCTCAAGCAGTACCTGGGCTACTTCGATCCGCAGTTCACAGGCCTGACGCCTTCGTCGATTGAAGACATTCAGAAACTGGCCAATGCGGTGAGCATTCCGTTCATTCCGGCAGACACCAGCAAGCCGAATTACACGGTTGATCACAGCGGCAACCTCGCGGTGATCGGGCCGGACGGGACACAGCGTGGGTTCATTCGTGCACCGCTGAATAACGCCAAGTTGGTGGCGCAGTTGCCGGTGATGCTCAACCGCAAATAA